In Methanothermus fervidus DSM 2088, a single genomic region encodes these proteins:
- a CDS encoding deoxyribonuclease/rho motif-related TRAM (COGs: COG3269 RNA-binding protein contains TRAM domain~InterPro IPR016027: IPR002792~KEGG: mth:MTH1263 hypothetical protein~PFAM: deoxyribonuclease/rho motif-related TRAM~SPTR: O27331 Conserved protein~PFAM: TRAM domain), protein MPKSRYSRGRRYSTPVNVGEEYNVKIEDLGRNGDGIARIEGFVIFVPGTKVGDEVKIKINATRRKYAFAEVVG, encoded by the coding sequence TTGCCTAAGAGTAGATATAGTAGAGGTAGAAGATATTCTACACCCGTAAATGTGGGTGAAGAATATAACGTAAAAATAGAGGACCTTGGACGAAATGGAGATGGAATAGCCCGTATAGAGGGTTTTGTGATATTTGTCCCAGGTACTAAAGTTGGAGACGAAGTTAAAATAAAAATAAATGCTACAAGACGTAAATACGCCTTTGCTGAAGTAGTTGGGTAA
- a CDS encoding Mov34/MPN/PAD-1 family protein (COGs: COG1310 metal-dependent protease of the PAD1/JAB1 superfamily~InterPro IPR000555~KEGG: mth:MTH971 hypothetical protein~PFAM: Mov34/MPN/PAD-1 family protein~SPTR: O27052 Putative uncharacterized protein~PFAM: Mov34/MPN/PAD-1 family): MINRLLRFLFGDKKEIMEIQVNKEVINEILKNSKNAHPREFAALLQGKIENQILKITGLFIIPGSSSEEGANLWTFTIPPFLKIYGSVHSHPTTDNRPSRADLEFFSKNGIFHMIVAYPYTPESIAGYDMHGREIIFKIV, encoded by the coding sequence ATGATAAATAGGTTATTACGTTTCTTATTTGGTGATAAAAAAGAAATCATGGAAATACAGGTAAATAAAGAAGTAATAAATGAAATACTTAAGAATTCTAAGAATGCTCATCCAAGAGAGTTTGCAGCCCTACTCCAAGGAAAAATTGAAAATCAAATACTGAAAATAACAGGATTATTTATAATTCCTGGAAGTAGTTCTGAGGAAGGTGCCAATTTATGGACTTTCACTATACCTCCATTCCTAAAAATTTATGGCTCTGTTCATTCTCACCCAACTACTGACAACAGACCATCAAGGGCAGATCTGGAGTTTTTTTCTAAAAATGGGATATTCCATATGATAGTCGCATATCCCTATACTCCTGAAAGTATAGCAGGATACGATATGCATGGCAGGGAAATAATTTTTAAAATTGTTTGA
- a CDS encoding protein of unknown function DUF549 (COGs: COG4021 conserved hypothetical protein~InterPro IPR007537~KEGG: mth:MTH972 hypothetical protein~PFAM: protein of unknown function DUF549~SPTR: O27053 Conserved protein~PFAM: tRNAHis guanylyltransferase) produces the protein MKKCEIFSKLKAPCTEIVLRIDGRNFHRISEELKLEKPYDKSLANALAKAGISLCKEFATRFIYIFSDEFNVLLGHVPFAGRIEKLDSVFASFVSSSVTINLIKEGKEIKKPISFDCRVIPLPKNLIHKYFIDRQKEAWRNCLNSYAYWTLRKEMDKKKASKKLKGMKGAEIHDLLFERGINISKVPTWHRRGFAIYKKSITVEGYNPVLNKKVKSKRKKIFIDWDLPKFNKNFFKRFFDDK, from the coding sequence ATGAAAAAATGTGAAATATTTTCAAAACTTAAAGCTCCTTGTACAGAAATTGTTTTAAGAATAGATGGGAGAAATTTCCATAGAATTAGTGAAGAACTTAAATTAGAGAAACCATATGATAAATCTCTAGCCAATGCTTTAGCTAAGGCAGGAATATCTTTGTGTAAAGAATTTGCTACAAGGTTTATTTATATTTTTTCTGATGAATTTAATGTATTACTTGGACATGTTCCATTTGCAGGAAGAATAGAAAAATTAGATTCTGTATTTGCAAGTTTTGTTTCTAGCTCTGTAACTATAAATTTAATAAAAGAAGGAAAAGAAATTAAAAAGCCAATATCCTTTGATTGTAGAGTAATCCCATTACCTAAAAATTTAATACATAAATATTTCATAGATAGACAAAAAGAAGCTTGGAGAAATTGTTTAAACAGTTATGCATATTGGACTTTAAGAAAGGAAATGGATAAAAAGAAAGCAAGTAAAAAACTTAAAGGAATGAAAGGTGCAGAAATCCATGACCTTCTTTTTGAACGAGGTATTAACATTTCAAAAGTTCCTACCTGGCATAGACGAGGTTTTGCAATATACAAAAAGAGTATAACGGTTGAGGGATATAACCCTGTTCTAAATAAAAAAGTAAAATCCAAACGTAAAAAAATATTCATAGATTGGGACTTGCCAAAATTCAATAAAAATTTTTTTAAGAGGTTTTTTGATGATAAATAG
- a CDS encoding Aspartate dehydrogenase (COGs: COG1712 dinucleotide-utilizing enzyme~InterPro IPR016040: IPR005106: IPR002811: IPR011182~KEGG: mth:MTH973 L-aspartate dehydrogenase~PFAM: aspartate dehydrogenase; homoserine dehydrogenase NAD-binding~PRIAM: Aspartate dehydrogenase~SPTR: O27054 Probable L-aspartate dehydrogenase~PFAM: Homoserine dehydrogenase, NAD binding domain; Domain of unknown function DUF108~TIGRFAM: aspartate dehydrogenase): protein MRCGIIGCGAIANTIVNLVLKQDIKKIKLKYFYDRNFRKAKKLANLTNGTAVKKVEEMFNGVDLIIESASQEAVKEIVPNIISRGIDVLIMSVGALLDEKVRRRLIKESRESGANIYIPSGAIIGLDGVKAASLGKIKEIKLITRKSPTSLGVKTKKKEVVFKGKSSEAVKKFPVNINVAAALSLASGIDADVKIIADPEVEHNIHEVHVKGDFGEFKSITKNTVCELNPKTSVLAAYSAVTLLKILSDNIRVGT, encoded by the coding sequence ATGAGATGTGGGATTATAGGATGTGGTGCAATTGCAAATACAATAGTTAACCTTGTCTTAAAACAAGATATCAAAAAAATAAAATTAAAATATTTTTATGACAGAAATTTTAGAAAAGCTAAGAAGCTAGCAAATTTAACAAATGGCACTGCCGTAAAAAAGGTAGAAGAAATGTTCAATGGAGTTGATTTGATAATTGAATCTGCTTCTCAAGAGGCAGTAAAAGAAATTGTGCCCAATATAATTAGTAGAGGTATAGATGTTTTGATTATGAGTGTGGGTGCACTATTAGATGAGAAAGTTAGAAGAAGATTGATAAAGGAATCTAGAGAATCAGGAGCTAATATATACATACCTTCCGGTGCAATAATTGGTTTAGATGGTGTAAAAGCCGCATCCTTAGGTAAGATAAAAGAAATAAAACTTATAACGAGAAAATCACCTACTTCGTTAGGTGTTAAGACCAAAAAAAAGGAGGTCGTGTTTAAAGGGAAATCCTCAGAAGCTGTTAAAAAATTTCCAGTGAATATTAACGTTGCTGCGGCATTAAGTCTAGCCTCTGGAATAGATGCGGATGTAAAGATAATTGCAGATCCTGAAGTTGAACACAATATCCATGAAGTCCATGTTAAAGGAGATTTTGGAGAGTTTAAATCTATAACAAAAAACACTGTGTGTGAATTAAATCCAAAAACAAGTGTTTTGGCAGCATATTCAGCAGTCACTTTACTAAAAATTTTAAGTGATAACATACGTGTTGGCACATGA
- a CDS encoding PRC-barrel domain protein (InterPro IPR011033: IPR007903~KEGG: mth:MTH974 hypothetical protein~PFAM: PRC-barrel domain protein~SPTR: O27055 Putative uncharacterized protein~PFAM: PRC-barrel domain), giving the protein MIELSKLYGLDIYTSQGKYVGRVQDVVINLKKGKVSVIMANPRSPEKKTVGIKDVLKTSIKIVPDEKETYVNDNEIINIDYDRVKAVGDIIIISPSEKTEKPRVI; this is encoded by the coding sequence ATGATAGAATTATCAAAACTCTATGGTTTAGATATATACACATCTCAAGGTAAATATGTAGGAAGAGTACAAGATGTAGTTATAAATTTAAAAAAAGGTAAAGTGTCTGTTATCATGGCAAATCCTAGAAGTCCTGAAAAAAAGACTGTTGGAATTAAAGATGTATTAAAAACAAGCATAAAAATTGTTCCTGATGAAAAAGAAACTTATGTAAATGATAATGAAATAATAAACATAGATTACGACAGAGTTAAAGCTGTAGGTGACATAATTATCATTTCTCCATCAGAAAAGACAGAAAAACCAAGAGTGATCTAA
- a CDS encoding MCM family protein (COGs: COG1241 ATPase involved in replication control Cdc46/Mcm family~InterPro IPR016027: IPR001208: IPR006141: IPR004042: IPR 018525: IPR012340: IPR003587: IPR003586: IPR006142~KEGG: mem:Memar_1247 MCM family protein~PFAM: MCM family protein~SMART: MCM family protein; Hedgehog/intein hint domain protein~SPTR: A3CUX8 Replicative DNA helicase Mcm / Intein~PFAM: MCM2/3/5 family~TIGRFAM: intein N-terminal splicing region; intein C-terminal splicing region), whose translation MTMKNEEIIKKFEEFFSLKYKDEVYEVLENYPDEKSIVVDYVDLEMFNIDLADYLIEKPEECMSCAEEAIKQLDPSGKNPEIHVRFKNVFPQVNLRDLKSEHIGKLVCVEGIVRKTEEVRPRIAEGTFVCEKCYSVKKVPQEFNKITKPARCEECGSRSFRLEKENSKFVDTQTLKIQEPLEQLAGGEQPRQITLVLEDDLVDIVSPGDVVRITGILKTMHKGRNRFKNFIYGNYVEFIEQEFEEVEISEEDEKKIKELAKDSEIRKKIINSILPSIYGHEEIKEAVALQLFGGVPKELADGTRLRGDIHVLMIGDPGIGKSQMLKYVSKLAPRGIYTSGKGTTGVGLTAAAIRDEFGGWSLEAGALVLGDKGVVCIDELDKMREEDRSAIHEALEQQSYHKDFEILLANGRKMKIGNFVDELMEKNKNKIIYGKDTEILMTDDLDLKVMAYDLKNLKIIPANVNRISRHKAPDKFVKIKFENGRNVTVTPEHPFVVWDKDIKIVRADEIKEGMVVLGVNNYEISGNSSIDPNIAKFLGFILSGECTYKDGFYEIVFSNANKKLLEEFETIVKKLGIKYNISKKKEGHKTFTVKIASKEFYHDLITEFPELSLQSQSQRFTHVKVPNKILMSSKSVKKAFLNAYFKRSGFVDNCRVGYSTPSIKMAEDLQDLLLMMGIYSYISKDERTYKVIIDGEENIKKFAKIIKDDFRIGRINDLIETSGNKNNQDQNILENEIVQDIEDDEKSVKISNNERQRNIRFIKVKNVKFVENSDSKWVYDITVEPHHLFVSHGIVLHNSISIAKAGIMATLNSRCSVLAAANPKFGRFDRYKSISEQINLPSTILSRFDLIFVIEDLPNKDRDRRLAEHVLKIHQARDIKPEIDPELLRKYIAYARKYIKPKLTKDAREVIEDFYVSMRSKGLEEDSPVPITVRQLESIVRLAEASARMKLKDKVEVEDAKRAIRLVEACLKQLGYDPETGKIDIDKVEGRTPKSKRDKYNAALELIKELEDEYESVPESMIISEMNERYNIDENETKEILKTLRDKGMIYKDRDGGFGTV comes from the coding sequence ATGACAATGAAAAACGAGGAAATAATAAAAAAATTTGAAGAATTTTTCTCATTAAAATATAAAGATGAAGTATATGAAGTTTTGGAGAATTACCCAGACGAAAAATCTATTGTAGTTGACTATGTAGATCTAGAGATGTTTAATATAGATTTAGCTGATTATTTAATTGAAAAGCCTGAAGAATGTATGAGTTGTGCAGAAGAAGCCATTAAACAATTAGATCCTTCAGGAAAAAATCCAGAAATACATGTTAGATTCAAAAATGTTTTTCCACAAGTAAATCTTCGTGATTTAAAAAGTGAACATATTGGTAAATTAGTGTGTGTAGAAGGAATTGTTAGAAAAACTGAAGAAGTACGCCCACGTATAGCTGAAGGAACATTTGTATGTGAAAAGTGTTATTCTGTCAAAAAAGTTCCTCAAGAATTCAATAAAATAACTAAACCAGCGAGATGTGAAGAATGTGGTAGCAGGTCATTTAGACTTGAAAAGGAAAATTCAAAATTTGTTGATACACAAACTTTGAAAATACAAGAACCTTTAGAACAGTTAGCAGGTGGAGAACAACCTCGTCAAATTACTCTTGTTTTAGAGGATGATCTTGTTGACATTGTAAGTCCTGGCGATGTGGTTAGAATCACAGGAATTTTAAAAACAATGCATAAAGGTAGAAACAGGTTTAAGAACTTTATTTACGGTAATTATGTCGAATTTATTGAGCAGGAATTTGAAGAAGTCGAAATATCAGAAGAAGATGAGAAAAAAATAAAAGAACTTGCAAAAGATTCAGAGATACGTAAAAAAATTATAAATTCTATTCTACCATCGATCTATGGGCATGAAGAAATTAAAGAAGCAGTGGCATTGCAACTTTTTGGTGGTGTTCCTAAGGAACTTGCTGATGGTACAAGACTTAGAGGAGATATTCACGTATTGATGATTGGAGATCCTGGAATTGGTAAATCACAAATGTTAAAATATGTATCAAAGCTTGCACCAAGAGGCATATACACGAGTGGTAAAGGAACAACGGGTGTGGGATTGACAGCGGCAGCTATACGTGATGAATTTGGTGGATGGTCACTTGAGGCAGGAGCATTAGTTTTGGGAGATAAAGGAGTTGTATGCATCGATGAACTTGATAAAATGCGAGAAGAAGATCGTTCTGCAATCCATGAAGCACTTGAACAGCAAAGTTATCATAAAGATTTCGAAATTCTTCTTGCAAATGGAAGAAAGATGAAAATAGGAAACTTTGTAGATGAACTTATGGAAAAAAATAAAAATAAGATCATTTATGGAAAGGATACTGAGATTTTAATGACAGATGACCTTGACCTTAAAGTAATGGCTTATGACTTGAAAAATTTAAAAATAATTCCAGCCAACGTTAATAGAATAAGCAGGCATAAAGCTCCTGACAAGTTTGTGAAAATAAAATTTGAGAATGGTAGGAATGTCACTGTAACACCTGAGCATCCGTTTGTAGTATGGGACAAGGATATTAAAATTGTACGTGCAGATGAAATTAAGGAAGGCATGGTTGTTTTAGGTGTAAATAATTATGAAATATCTGGAAATTCTAGTATTGATCCAAATATTGCTAAATTTTTGGGATTCATACTTTCAGGAGAATGCACATATAAAGATGGTTTTTATGAAATTGTGTTTAGCAATGCTAATAAAAAATTGCTTGAAGAATTTGAAACCATAGTAAAAAAACTAGGAATTAAATACAACATTTCTAAGAAAAAAGAAGGTCATAAAACTTTTACGGTTAAAATTGCTTCCAAAGAATTTTATCATGATCTTATTACTGAGTTCCCTGAACTTTCCCTGCAATCACAATCTCAAAGATTTACACATGTAAAAGTTCCAAATAAGATTTTAATGAGTTCTAAAAGTGTTAAAAAGGCATTTTTAAATGCTTATTTCAAAAGAAGTGGTTTTGTAGACAACTGTAGAGTTGGTTATTCCACACCTTCAATAAAAATGGCAGAAGATTTACAAGATTTACTTTTAATGATGGGAATTTATTCCTATATTTCAAAAGATGAAAGAACTTATAAAGTTATAATCGATGGGGAAGAAAACATAAAAAAATTTGCTAAGATAATTAAAGATGATTTCCGCATTGGAAGAATTAATGATTTAATAGAGACTTCAGGAAATAAGAATAACCAGGATCAGAATATTTTAGAAAATGAAATTGTTCAGGATATAGAAGACGATGAAAAAAGTGTTAAAATATCAAATAATGAAAGGCAGAGAAATATAAGATTTATTAAAGTTAAAAATGTAAAGTTCGTTGAAAATTCTGACTCAAAATGGGTTTATGATATAACTGTTGAACCACATCATCTATTTGTCTCACATGGTATAGTATTACATAATTCAATAAGCATTGCTAAAGCAGGGATAATGGCAACCCTAAATTCACGTTGTTCTGTTTTGGCAGCTGCAAACCCAAAATTTGGAAGATTCGACAGGTATAAATCTATATCTGAACAAATTAATTTACCTTCAACAATATTGTCTAGATTTGATTTAATTTTTGTAATTGAAGATTTACCAAATAAAGATAGAGATCGTAGGTTAGCAGAACATGTCCTTAAAATCCACCAGGCTAGAGATATAAAGCCTGAAATTGATCCAGAGTTATTAAGAAAATATATAGCATATGCAAGAAAATATATCAAGCCAAAACTGACAAAAGATGCTAGAGAAGTTATAGAAGATTTCTATGTTTCAATGCGTTCTAAAGGGTTGGAAGAAGATTCACCAGTTCCAATAACAGTAAGGCAATTAGAGTCTATTGTAAGACTTGCAGAAGCTTCTGCCAGAATGAAACTTAAAGACAAAGTTGAAGTTGAAGATGCTAAAAGAGCAATAAGACTTGTCGAAGCATGTTTAAAACAACTTGGATATGATCCAGAAACAGGTAAAATAGATATAGACAAGGTTGAAGGTAGAACTCCAAAATCAAAAAGAGATAAATATAATGCAGCTTTAGAACTCATAAAAGAGTTAGAAGACGAATATGAATCAGTTCCAGAATCTATGATAATCTCTGAGATGAATGAGAGATATAATATAGATGAAAATGAAACTAAGGAAATACTTAAGACATTGAGAGACAAAGGAATGATATATAAAGATAGAGATGGAGGTTTCGGAACTGTATAA
- a CDS encoding translation initiation factor 2 subunit beta (aeIF-2b) (COGs: COG1601 Translation initiation factor 2 beta subunit (eIF-2beta)/eIF-5 N-terminal domain~InterPro IPR016189: IPR016190: IPR002735: IPR004458~KEGG: mth:MTH1769 translation initiation factor IF-2 subunit beta~PFAM: Translation initiation factor IF2/IF5~SMART: Translation initiation factor IF2/IF5~SPTR: O27797 Translation initiation factor 2 subunit beta~TIGRFAM: translation initiation factor aIF-2, beta subunit~PFAM: Domain found in IF2B/IF5~TIGRFAM: translation initiation factor aIF-2, beta subunit, putative), producing the protein MDYEKLLDRAIDQLPPEVFETKRFKVPKAHVVIQGNRTFITNFKKIANSLNRDPQQFLKYLLRELGTAGNIEGDRAILQGKISISLINRRIKEYIDKYVMCPECNRPDTRIIKEGRVLMLKCEACGAKAPLRKLK; encoded by the coding sequence ATGGATTATGAAAAATTACTTGATAGAGCCATAGATCAGTTACCACCAGAAGTTTTTGAAACAAAACGATTTAAGGTACCTAAAGCTCATGTAGTTATACAAGGAAATAGAACTTTTATTACAAATTTCAAAAAAATTGCAAATTCCCTAAATAGAGATCCACAACAATTTCTAAAATATTTATTAAGAGAATTAGGTACTGCAGGAAATATAGAAGGCGACAGGGCAATATTACAGGGTAAAATATCAATATCTCTAATTAATAGACGAATAAAAGAATATATAGACAAATACGTTATGTGTCCAGAATGTAATAGACCAGATACAAGAATAATTAAGGAAGGCAGAGTACTGATGTTAAAATGTGAAGCTTGTGGTGCTAAAGCCCCTCTCAGAAAACTAAAATAG
- a CDS encoding potassium-transporting ATPase, C subunit (COGs: COG2156 K+-transporting ATPase c chain~InterPro IPR003820~KEGG: mlo:mll3129 potassium-transporting atpase C chain, KdpC~PFAM: K transporting ATPase KdpC subunit~PRIAM: Potassium-transporting ATPase~SPTR: Q98GX7 Potassium-transporting ATPase C chain~TIGRFAM: potassium-transporting ATPase, C subunit~PFAM: K+-transporting ATPase, c chain~TIGRFAM: K+-transporting ATPase, C subunit) translates to MKIMNEIKIGILLYILFTLITGIVYPSIVTAIGQVLFPKQSQGSLIIKNGTVIGSELIAQNFTGPQYFHPRPSACDYNVCNSSGSNLGPTNKKLIDEVKDRLNKVRTENSLPKNMPIPSDIVTTSGSGFEPYISVDSALLQAPRVAKARGISEVEVVKLIYRFAEKPLGADREVVNIMKLNLALDELYGKKQK, encoded by the coding sequence ATGAAAATCATGAATGAAATAAAAATAGGAATCCTACTTTACATTCTCTTTACATTAATTACAGGCATTGTTTATCCTTCAATAGTTACAGCAATTGGACAAGTACTATTTCCAAAACAATCACAAGGAAGTCTAATCATAAAAAATGGCACTGTTATAGGATCAGAACTGATAGCACAAAATTTTACAGGGCCTCAATATTTCCATCCAAGACCTTCAGCTTGTGATTACAATGTATGTAATTCAAGTGGAAGTAATCTTGGCCCCACGAATAAAAAACTTATTGACGAGGTTAAAGATAGGCTAAATAAGGTAAGAACTGAAAATTCTTTACCAAAAAACATGCCGATACCTTCAGACATTGTCACAACATCAGGTAGTGGTTTTGAGCCATACATATCTGTAGATTCAGCATTATTACAAGCACCTAGAGTTGCAAAAGCAAGAGGAATTTCTGAAGTTGAAGTTGTAAAACTTATATATAGATTTGCAGAAAAACCACTTGGAGCTGATAGAGAAGTTGTAAATATAATGAAATTAAACCTAGCTTTAGACGAATTATATGGTAAAAAACAAAAATAA